Below is a genomic region from Penaeus vannamei isolate JL-2024 chromosome 18, ASM4276789v1, whole genome shotgun sequence.
CAACTTCCACTGCGCACCAATGCAGAATCTGCGGCTCAGGAGATCCCAGTCAGCTCTAAGTTGCAGAGGAGCTGGCAGTCTGGCTTGCAGAGTGTGTCTTGGTCCGTTGGTTCCATATGAACCTTTGCCCTGAGATGTAATTTGCAGGACAACACATGCATCCTAGCACGTGCTCCACCGTGAATCGTCTTTTgaagtgtgtgtttattaatggTATATGTATgggcacacaaccacacacacacacacacacacacacacacacacacacacacacacacacacacacacacacacacacacacacacacacacacacacacacacacacaagtgtgtgtgtgtgtgtgtgtgtgtgtgcaatacatgtatatatatatatatatatatatatatatatatatatatatatatatatatatatatatatatatatatattatatattatatatatatatgtatatatatacatatatatatatatatatatatatatatatatacatacatacatacatatatatatatatatatatatatatatatatatatatatatatatatatatatatacatacatacatatatatatatatatatatatatatatacatatatatatatatatatatatatatatatatatatatatatatatatatatatatatatatatatatatatatttgtatgtgtgtgtgtacacagtacatatatatatatatatatatgtatatatatatatatatatatatatatatatatatatatatatatatattgtgtgtgtgtgtgtgtgtgtgtgtgtgtgtgtgtgtgtgtgtgtgtgtgtgtgtgtgtgtgtgtataaacacacacacacacacacacacaaacacacaaacacacacacatacacacacacacacacacacacacacacacacacacacacacacatatatatatatatatatatatatatatatatatatatatatatatatatgtgtgtgtgtgtgtgtatgtgtatgtgtgtgtgtatgtgtgtgtgtctgtttgtctgtgtgtgtgtgtgtgtgtgtgtgtgtgtgtgtgtctgtgggtgtgtgtatatatatatatatatatatatgtgtgggtgtgggtgtgtgtgtgtgtgtgtgtgtgtgcgtgtgtgtgtgtgtatgtgtatgtgtgtgtatgtgtgtgtgtgtacacacacacatacacatacatatatacacacacacacacacacacacacacacacacaaatatatatatatatatatatatatatatatatatatatatatatatatatatatgtgtatatatatatatatatctatgtgtacatatatatatatatatatatatatatatatatatatatatataattgtgtgtgtgtgagtgtgtgtgtgcgtgtgtgtgtgcacgatgtttgtgtgtgtgagtgtgtgagtacgtgtgtgtgtgaacgatgtgtgtgtgtgtgtgcgtgtgtgtgtgtatgtgtgtgtgtgtgtgtgtgtgtgtgtgtgtatgtacgtgtgtgtgtgaacgatgtgtgagtgtgtgtgtgtgtgtatgtgtgtgtgtacgtgtgtgtgtgaacgatgtgtgtgtgtgtgtgtttgtgtgtacacgagGGGCATAgcatattttctgttacagcggAGAAGGTGCAGGAAGATGTGAAATGGAACCAGTGGGTGATCGAGCAGTGATCAGTTTTTTATTCTTGAATGGCTGCACACCACAAGAGACCAAATGGCTAAAAGGGATTTGAAGCAAATGTGTGAGTAGCCTTGGAAGGTATGAGTAGCCTGGAATCCGTCGAGTAGACAACTTTTGCATGTTCAGAAGGTCATGAATGATTTTatccacagacccaacactaatcttgCCATCTTGGGCTCGCCGACGAACAAATGATGCGGCGATCTTCTAAAATGGCAGTCTTCACTTGCTAGATGGTGTCCTCATCAATGGTAGACAAGGatcgccctgtgtgtgtgtgtgagtatgctatttttttttttcatctcgttCTGTTCTCCCTTTCACGTTTTATTTGCAGATGTGTAAAAATGTACTAAAATACGATTAAGCGTTTGCCTTACCAATCGCTAGCATTCGTCTATAATAGATGCTgtattatttccctctttctgcaTTGTTTTTTCGAGCCACTCGGTTTATACcattacttatgatgattttatgatCTCGGGAATTAACACACATGGcataatacaatatatttattttttttattttagttttcccAAAGGAAATAATCGTTCTTATTGAAAAGAAGGAATATAATGGGATGTATTCGAAAGTGGTTTCACTTTTGAGGGTAATTTCAGTTATATAAACTGGAGGATCTATTCTTTCCTGGATAAAACATTTGTTATAAATACAGATTCATTAAAAGCTAAAACCTAGTTTTAGGCAAAATAATGTTAAGTATATAGactttaattatacatatatgaatattccaCTGTATCACATGTTGAGAAATGGAGTTGTCTCTCTTTGGGAAGGCTCGGGCCCCTAGTCGTCGTAGCGAATGAAGTAGGTGACTGGCTCGGCGCCGTGGGTCTTCATGGAGAAGAAGTAGCCGTTGCCTCCAAGTCGGTTGATGTTCGAGTTGAAGGACTTGAacggcgaggaggaggtggaggcgctCTTGAAGTCGCTGCTGCCGGGGATGGCGTTGAGGGACTCGCTGCTGGAGAAGGAGGACCCGCTGCTCCTCTTGGTggtgaaggggttggaggaggagaggggccgCCCGAAGCCGCTGTTTGCAGTGTTGGGGCCTCGGAAGTGGCTGTTGGTGTTGGTCGGGAAGCGGTTGGCGAGGTTGGAGTTGAAGCTGCTGGCTCTGTCCGGGTTTGATGCGaagcggttgttgttgttgaagctgCTCACCCGGTTGTTAGTGCCGAATCTGTTGTTAGAGTTGAATCCAGTGGAGCGGGAATTGGAGGGGAATCTATTGGAGAAACCGTTGTTGTTAAAGCGTGAAGTTCTGAAGCCATTGCTGTTGAAGCCTGAGGTTCTGAAACCGTTGTTGTTCCCGAAGCCCCTGGAGAATGAGATATGTGTTGATTAAGCATtaagtatacgtgtgtttgtctacgtgcgtgtgtatgattcattatctatctgtatctatacattCACATAAACGTAAACATGCATATTTTAGCTATTTTCATACATGTACTCGTATTCATGTTTATCTAAGCatggcaaatatatacataaacgcgaATTTCCCACTGCATGTATTGTTTAATTAATGTTGGTAATCATATCATCATACGGATATCCCGAAGCTGTAAGGCACCAAGATCACCTGCAAGCTTATATACACAGAGCCACAGCGTTTCTACGTTTGGAAATATGATACggcatgtatttgtttttatgtctttgtacatgtgtgtgtgtgtgtgtgtgtgtgtgtgtgtgtgtgtgtgtgtgtgtgtgtgtgtgtgtgtgtgtgtgtgtgtgtgtgtgtgtgtgtgtttcgagttATCATAATGTGATACTTTACATCGCAAAGGTTGAAGATAAACGATTCCTGTACGTTTTACGATGGCAAGTAAACTGTGATCTTATCTTAGGTGCGTTATGAGGAGCCATGTGCGTGCACAAACTACAGCCGTGTGGATCTACGGTGCTGCACAAGGTGGTGGTGCGAGGTGCTAAATTAGAGATGTATTTACAAAAAAAACGACGATTCTGTCAATACCTCGAGCGCACCAGCGCTAGAAATTAGTCGTTTCCTGGAGTCTGACCTAAAGTTAGTACTCGTGTGCAAACGTCCCGTCACCTGTTTGGGATAAACCTGTTGTTCCTGAAGCTGTTGCCGGTGATGGCGCCGGATGCCCTGAGGCGGGTGAGGGCGGCGCGAGCCTGAGCGCGGTCGTGGGCATCATCATCGTAGAGATCTTCGTAGAGGTCTTCCAGGgaatcgtcgtcgtcgtcatcgaaGAAATCATCGAAGTCGTCGTCGTCGAAGCTAAGGAAGACGTTGCGACGGCCGGGCTGCGTCTGGCGCCTCTGGGGGGAGGTGAAGAACCCGccctgggggaggagaggggtcagagggggagtcgatctctctctttgtatctctctctctctctctctctctctctctctctctctctctctctctctctctctctctctctccctccctccctccttccctccctccctccctccctccctccctccctccctccctccctccctccctccctccctccctccctccctccctccccccccctccctccctccccccccctctctctctctctctctctctctctctctctctctctctctctctctctctctctctctctctctctctctctcactctctctctctctctcatacacaaacacaatcagcATTCCTTCTCGCTCTCATACCGctagccttttctttttcttgatctctctctctctttcggcaaTTTTCTTAATTCATGTCCATGCACACTCACCATTTCCCGAACCGAGGACACGGAAGTAAACTTACCTGGTTGAACTGCCCCAAGACGGCCACCAACAACGTGGAGAATAAGATCTGTGGAAGAAATAATTACACTTTAGTATCCATTATTGTCATTCCCGATGCTgggcagataaacacacacacacacacataagtgtgtataaataaatatatgtgtgtatatatgtatatataaacatatgtatacatatacatatatgcatatatatatatatatatatatatatatatatatatatatatatatattcatattaaaaagaaagaaaaaaaaatatatatacatacacacatctatatatatatatatatatatatatatatatatatatatatatatatatatatatatacacagacacacaaacacacacacatacacacacgcaaacacacataaacacacacacacacatatataaataaatatatatatatatatatatatatatatatatatatatatatgtgtgtgtgtgtgtgtgtgtgtgtgtgtgtgtgtgtgtgtgtgtgtgtgtgtgtgtgtgtgtgtgtgtgtgtatgtattatatatatgtgtatatatatatatatatatatatatatatatatatattgtgtttgtgtgtgtgtgtgtatgtatatatatatacgatatatgtatatatataaatacatatatatgtatatacatatatatatatatatatacaatatatatatatatatatacatacatatatatgtgtgtgtgtgtgtgtgtgtgtgtgtgtgtgtgtgtgtgtgtgtgtgtgtgtgtgtgtgtgtgtgtgtgtgtgtgtgtgtgtgtgtgtgtgcgtgtgtatatgtatatataaatacatatatatatacatatatatatatatatatatatatatatatatatatatatacatacatatataaatatatatatatatatatattatgtgtgtgtgcgcttctatgtgtgtgtgtgtctgtgtatgtgtgtctgtgtatgtgtgtgtgtatatatgtatatgtatatgtatatgtatatatatatatatatatatatatatatatatatatatatatatatatattatgtgtgagtgcgcttctgtgtgtgtgtgtgtgtgtgtgtctgtgtatgtgtgtgtgtgtatatgtatatgtatatgtgtatatatatatatatatatatatatatatatatatatatatatatatatatatgtatgtatgcatatataagtatatatattttttcacagacacaaacacacgtatatgtatatatatacatatatgtatgtgtatatatgtatgtatatgtatgtatattttcatacacatatacgtatatatatatgtatatatacatgtacatatacatgtacatatatatgtatgtatatatatgtatatatatatatatatatatatatatatatatatatatatatatatatatatatgtgtatatatatatatatatatatatatatatatatacatatacatatacatatatacatatatatatatatataaatatagatatagatatatatatatatatatagatatatataaatatatatataaatatatatatatatatatatatatatatatatatatatatatatatatatgttggtgtgtgtgctgtTGTTGTCATCTACAGAAAGCCAACTCTGCGCTTTGCAACACAAGCAAGTAGCAGAAGGTGGAAGACTCGCACGGCGTCGTCGGGACAGCGACGCGCCCGCGGTCAACAGCTCCTCCGCGGGGCGACCTGACTGCAACTTTCACTCAAGAGGGAAAAAAGTCGGTTAAGCAAGGTCACGTCCATTTGCTTTGcttgcctcctctttcctctctcttcacctttcctTTGTCTTATTTTCATGATATTATATTGTGATTTATCTACTCATACCAAACATAGGATTATCTTCACCTTGTCAGCCTCAATTTACATGTCTGTTTCCTGTGGCACCAGTCTGCCTGGCATGGTAATACAGCAGGAAACGCCAATCAGGGTGCGATTCTGGCATGGACGAGGTCTTCCTACTTCATAACACAATAATTCTCCAAGAAAACTCCTCTGACGAAAACACGTGTATGTTTCCTGACAATGTGCAAGCCATACAAACAGATTTCGTGAAACAATACAGTTTATAGAGGTCTATCCCGCCTGTCATTTTccatgcgcgggggggggggggatttgcatTTTAGATACAATGAAAGATtgcaagaacaaggaaaagagagagggagaaaatgagatattCGTGGAATAAACTTTATCCAATGTTCGGCTGTCTGTCAAttcagagacgaaagaaaaagggaggaaaagatattTTCTCACGGCCACAGGAGGGTGAAAACTCCACCCCAATAGGAATTGGAAACGATAGAAATGTTTTGCAACGGATTTCAAAACAGGAATGATTATACcaaaagggatgaagaaggaagtgaaTAAGCAGGAGAAAGACATGGAAACCAAACGGacgaaacaatataaaaaaagagaaaacgtaagaaagaaatgaaaacaattcAAGCAAACCCCACAATAGCGACGCTGCCAGAAGAGAAATTCAGGGCGGGGATTTCGAAAGCAACAGCAAATAACGAAATGTAGAGATAAAATTCTACGTGAAAGGGCAGGCAACTGGGCAAGCAGTGTGTCAGCAGCAATGCAAGCAATGTGGAGGTTCCTCAGGTGCTTATCTTTGTTGCTCCTCACGCACGGTGGGCATGAAGCCATTTACAAACAGAGGCAATTCGTTGCCGATGCCACTGATGCCTTAGAGTATAAAACAAACACATGTGTTAGTTTaatgtttgtgtacgtgcttTTACATGCactgcgcgcgcgtgtttgtctgcgtctctccccccccccccctctctctctctctctctctctctctctctctctctctctctctctctctctctctctctctctctctctctctctctctctctctctctctctctctcctctctctctctctctctctctctctctctctctctctctctctctctctctctctctctctctctctatatatatatatatatatatatatatatatgtatatatatatatatatatatatatatatatatatatatatatatatatatatatatatatatatatatatatatacatatatatgtatatatatatatatatatatatatatatatatatatgtgtgtgtgtgtgtgtgtgtgtgtgtgtgtgtgtgtgtgtgtgtgtgtatatatatatatatatatatatatatatatatatatatatatatatatatatatatatatatatatatatgtgtgtgtgtgtgtgtgtgtgtgtgtgtgtgtgtgtgtgtgtgtgtgtgtgtatgtatgtgtgtatgtatacatatgtatatatatacatatatatataaatatatatatacatatatatataaatatatatatacatatatatatatatatatatatatatatatatatatatatatatatgtgtgtgtgtgtgtgtgtgtgtgtgtgtgtgtgtgtgtgtgtgtgtgtgtgtgtgtgtgtgtgtgcgtgtgtgtgtgcggtgtgtgtgtgtgtgtgtgtgtgtgtgtgtgtgtgtgtgtgtgtgtgtgtgtgtgtgtgtgtgtgtgtttgcgtgtgtgtgtgtgtgtgtgtgtgtatatgtatatatatgtgtatatatatatatatattatatatatatatatatgtgtgtgtgtgtgtgtgtgtgtgtgtgtgtgtgtgtgtgtatatatatatatatatatatatatatatatatatatatatatatatatatatatatatatatatatatatgtgtgtgtgtgtgtgtgtgtgtgtgtgtgtgtgtgtgtgtatatatatatatatatatatatatatatatatatatatatatatatatatacgtagatatatgtacatttataatatatatatatatatatatatatatatacatatatatatatatatgtgtgtgtgtgtgtgtgtgtgtgtgtgtgtgtgtgtgtgtgtgtgtgtgtgtgtgtgtgtgtgtgtgtgtgtatatatatatatatatatatatatatatatatatatatatatatatatacatatatatatctatatatatatatatatatatatatatatatatatatatatagacgtatatatatataatacatatatacatatatttatatatatatatatatatatatatatatatatgtatatatatatatatatatatatataatatatatatatataatatatatatatatatatatatatatatatatacatatatatgtatattcattcaaatatatatatatatatatatatatatatatatatatatatatgtatatatatatatatatatatatatatgtatgtatatatacatatgtatattcattcatacatatatatatatatatatatatatatatatatatatatatatatatatatatatatatattcattcatatatatacgcgttcgtgtgtgtatatgtgcgtgcgtttatgcgtgtgtgtgtgtgctcgcatgATCAAAAGTGAAAGTAGTCGTGACGACCAAGAATGCAATATGATTTATAACAATCCAAAATTTTCATTGCATGTACACCATCATGGAATGCATACATTCATTCTTAACAATTATGCTATTAAAATCTgaataggataatgatgaaatgatagaatgatgtatatatatgtatatatataaatgtgtgtgtgtgtgtgtgcgcgcgcgcgcgtgtgtgcgtgcgtgcgtgcatgtgtgtcatgAGTGTaagtgcgcgtatgtgtgcacaCTTTTTGTTTTTTAAGGAATTAAGAAATTTCAAGGAATAATGAAAcctcgaaggaaaaaaaactccATCATAAAAAGACTATTCAAAGTAATGACAAAGAGATCGACAGAATGGAAGGTCATCGCCTGATCTTCGCCTTGTAATTTTTAGGAAATCGAATTGTAAAATTTGACCTTGCGGTagtcgtgagggggggggggggtaggaacgaGTGGAAAGATGAGTAAATGAGTTGATTAATATAAGAAAGACAACAGGAGAGAAAATGGGTAAAAGTGAAAGTCGGTAATAAGGAGAATTGAAGAGAATACTAATCATAGAATACTAATACTGATCACCATTAATCATTcccaaggaaaataaatataaaaccttTATTCTTACGTCTGTGTAATATGAAATCACCTCCAAGAACAAGATTTTAAAAATCCTTCAGTCTTATTCTCGTTTCTTCAGCCAGAATGGAATAACTGAACACCCCcgaaagagcgagaagaaagggCGGGCAAAATGGAccgaacgaggagagaatgggaaggagtgaCTAAAGAGAACTGTAAGAACACAGTGATGAATCAccgccgaaagagagagaaaatgagaaggaaagagcggaCAAAGAGATCACGAGGAGAGTGTCCTCACACGCAAGAGGGAAGAACTGAGGAAAATAGGAAGCAAcgcaggaagggaagaggataagtAAAAGTAGGACACAATGGTGATTCGCCTccgaaagaagtaaagagaaataaagaagaaataacgaaagaaatagagaagaacgaaagagaaaaagagaagaaataacggaagagaaaggaagaagaaatagcgaaagagaaatagagaagaaagaacgaaagagaaagggagaagaaagagcgaaagaaatagagaagaaagaacgaaaaagaaatagagaagaaagaacgagaggtaaagggaggagaaagagcgaaaaaatagagaagaaagaatgaaagaaacagagaagaaagagcggGCCATCATACTCACGAGGGAGGAATGCGAAAGTCAGATACAGAATTGCAAGAATGAATAGattgaatgataaaagaaagggctacggaagagcgagagagaaaaagagagggaatggcggCCCAGGAGAGCGCCGTCGCTCGCCAGAGGGAAGAGGCAGCAACAGGAAGGATAAACTCGTGGGGAAAAAAGGGCGAGGATGCGCAGCGCCAAATGTCAGAGCTGCACGAGAGGTCAACGGGGGTCAAGGCACacacggaggggggggagggtggggggggggagggcacagGTAGTCGATAAGGCCAGGGCTGTCCTCCGCGTCGCGACTGACGGACGTAATGGAAGACCTGGAGAGGGATTATAAGAAATGTTGCGTAATCGGTGGGCGAAGCCGTGTGGCCCTTTTGTCAGGCATGGGAATGGGAGCGGAGGGCCTGCCGCGTCGTGCCTCTCTGGCGACACGGCGTTCCTCATGACTTCCTACTCATCCCTCACGACTCCTTCTGACTCCTCACGCGTCTTCACACGCCTCGGATTCAAGTACGAGTATAAATAAATAGCTCGCGTCAACAGACAAAGGAGGCAATGAAAGTGAGAGTCACTGAGTTCAGATCGGCAAATATGCTGCAGTCAGACGTATTTGATTTAAAATAAGACGTATTTGATATCCTTCGGCAATAATCAGCTCAAACACATTAACCCTTAGATCAAATAAAGTGGCAAACGCAAATACCTTACCttttatacaaacacacccactccaGCGCCTACCCACACACCGAAAACTCTATCTCACACAAGTACACTCGCCCCACCAGATTTCAAGTGTTTCGTAACAAAAAAATGTGTCATGAGAACATGGagatccttcccctctctctctctccttcttaacgGTTCAGCATCTCGCCTATTGTGGCCGCCAAGTTTTTGTGGCCGAAGAGCGGGGGTTGCGATATGCCG
It encodes:
- the LOC113805745 gene encoding uncharacterized protein DDB_G0283357 isoform X1; the encoded protein is MGSVVVLLQYDLNMKFLILFSTLLVAVLGQFNQGGFFTSPQRRQTQPGRRNVFLSFDDDDFDDFFDDDDDDSLEDLYEDLYDDDAHDRAQARAALTRLRASGAITGNSFRNNRFIPNRGFGNNNGFRTSGFNSNGFRTSRFNNNGFSNRFPSNSRSTGFNSNNRFGTNNRVSSFNNNNRFASNPDRASSFNSNLANRFPTNTNSHFRGPNTANSGFGRPLSSSNPFTTKRSSGSSFSSSESLNAIPGSSDFKSASTSSSPFKSFNSNINRLGGNGYFFSMKTHGAEPVTYFIRYDD
- the LOC113805745 gene encoding uncharacterized protein DDB_G0280315 isoform X2 — its product is MGSVVVLLQYDLNMKFLILFSTLLVAVLGQFNQGGFFTSPQRRQTQPGRRNVFLSFDDDDFDDFFDDDDDDSLEDLYEDLYDDDAHDRAQARAALTRLRASGAITGNSFRNNRGFGNNNGFRTSGFNSNGFRTSRFNNNGFSNRFPSNSRSTGFNSNNRFGTNNRVSSFNNNNRFASNPDRASSFNSNLANRFPTNTNSHFRGPNTANSGFGRPLSSSNPFTTKRSSGSSFSSSESLNAIPGSSDFKSASTSSSPFKSFNSNINRLGGNGYFFSMKTHGAEPVTYFIRYDD